The following proteins are co-located in the Spirosoma montaniterrae genome:
- a CDS encoding HAD family hydrolase encodes MKNLIFDLGDVIIPIDLSAPIRNFAMLANLPEEDVRTLWQQHDFLNHYETGLIDDQGFRDHVRQVIGERNGTSVDWADEVIDTAWNTVLLDLPVERIERIKRLHGKYRLFLLSNTSPIHIRQVNRVLKSMNQPTLEELFERVFYSYDVRMAKPSPDIYRHVLEQAGINADETAFFDDNAANIRAAAELGIQAVQVVPPKTIIDYVEGL; translated from the coding sequence ATGAAAAACCTGATTTTCGACCTCGGCGACGTTATCATTCCTATCGACCTGTCGGCACCCATTCGCAACTTCGCGATGCTGGCAAATCTGCCCGAAGAGGATGTGCGGACACTCTGGCAGCAGCACGATTTCCTGAACCATTACGAAACCGGCCTGATCGACGATCAGGGTTTTCGAGACCATGTTCGGCAGGTCATCGGCGAACGCAACGGAACATCGGTCGATTGGGCCGATGAAGTTATCGACACAGCCTGGAACACGGTACTGCTCGATTTGCCTGTAGAGCGTATCGAACGCATTAAACGGCTGCATGGTAAGTACCGATTGTTTCTGCTGAGCAATACGAGCCCTATTCACATTCGGCAGGTGAATCGCGTTCTGAAAAGTATGAATCAACCCACGCTGGAAGAACTCTTCGAGCGGGTGTTTTATTCCTACGACGTGCGCATGGCAAAACCTTCGCCCGATATTTATCGACACGTACTCGAACAGGCCGGGATAAATGCCGACGAAACAGCCTTTTTCGATGACAATGCCGCAAACATCCGGGCCGCTGCCGAGTTGGGCATACAGGCGGTGCAGGTAGTACCGCCAAAAACGATTATTGATTACGTAGAAGGATTGTAA
- a CDS encoding site-2 protease family protein, producing MTSRTKTYLLHGGLFLITLITTTMAGAEWMFGRLFIPLEGMKTLGWNEFLAGFQFSIPFLSILTVHEFGHYIVARANRVRVTLPFYIPIWLGIGQGIGTLGAFIRIQDYINSRRKYFDIGVAGPLAGFALALVVLWYGFTHLPPPEYIFTIHPEYQKWGLAYGQFAYENQPPGQNIGLGDTLLFSFFKTYVADPMRVPHPYEMVHYPYLLAGYLALFFTALNLIPIGQLDGGHILYALIGRERFRWVAPALFILFAFYAGLGSFRPTDFAIATDEGFYEKLGYFGLYIFMLYLAFSRISENRLTVLLITLSVVVAQLALSWWQPAWEGYSGFLVFVFVLGRLLGIYHPETELQEPLGTKRTVLGWLALLVFILCFSPRPFLIS from the coding sequence ATGACGTCACGGACCAAAACGTACCTCCTCCACGGAGGTCTTTTTTTAATTACGCTGATTACGACCACGATGGCTGGTGCCGAGTGGATGTTTGGGCGATTGTTTATCCCGCTCGAAGGCATGAAAACGCTTGGCTGGAACGAGTTTCTGGCCGGGTTTCAGTTTTCGATTCCGTTCCTGTCGATTCTGACTGTCCACGAGTTTGGGCACTACATTGTGGCGCGGGCCAATCGGGTGCGCGTTACGCTGCCATTCTACATTCCGATCTGGCTCGGTATTGGGCAGGGCATTGGTACGCTGGGCGCGTTTATTCGCATTCAGGATTATATCAACAGCCGCCGAAAATACTTCGACATTGGTGTAGCCGGGCCGCTGGCGGGGTTTGCCCTGGCGTTAGTGGTGTTGTGGTACGGTTTCACGCACCTGCCACCCCCCGAATACATTTTTACCATTCACCCTGAATATCAGAAATGGGGCCTGGCCTATGGGCAGTTTGCCTACGAAAACCAGCCGCCCGGTCAGAATATTGGGCTGGGCGATACGCTGCTGTTTTCCTTTTTTAAAACTTACGTAGCCGATCCGATGCGGGTGCCACATCCCTACGAAATGGTGCATTATCCCTACTTGCTGGCGGGGTATCTGGCTCTGTTTTTTACGGCCCTGAACCTGATTCCGATTGGACAGTTAGACGGTGGGCATATTCTGTACGCTCTCATCGGACGTGAGCGGTTTCGGTGGGTAGCACCGGCGTTATTCATCCTGTTTGCCTTTTATGCCGGATTGGGTTCGTTCAGGCCCACCGACTTCGCTATAGCCACCGACGAAGGCTTTTACGAAAAGCTGGGGTATTTTGGCCTGTATATTTTTATGCTATACCTCGCTTTTTCGCGCATCAGCGAAAACCGGCTGACGGTTCTGCTCATTACCCTGAGCGTAGTGGTGGCACAACTGGCCCTATCGTGGTGGCAACCCGCCTGGGAAGGCTATTCGGGCTTTTTAGTCTTTGTGTTTGTGCTGGGTCGGTTACTGGGTATTTATCATCCCGAAACCGAGTTGCAGGAACCTTTAGGCACCAAACGAACCGTGCTTGGCTGGCTCGCACTGCTTGTATTTATTCTGTGTTTCAGCCCCCGGCCATTTCTGATTTCCTGA